From the Anaerolineae bacterium genome, one window contains:
- a CDS encoding response regulator, with amino-acid sequence MERTRVIIADDEAIIRMDLREMLTNLGYLVVGEVADGTSAVNLARELRPDIVIMDIKMPDLDGIDAARLLTQERIAPVVLLTAYSQSELIERAKEAGVVGYIVKPIRESDLAPAIEVALARFGELRALEREVGDLKDALETRKLVDRAKGILMDSQGLSEAQAFRRIQTMSMNTRKSMKQVAEAIVLAHEAARGGGD; translated from the coding sequence TTGGAGCGTACGAGAGTTATCATAGCTGACGACGAAGCGATCATCCGGATGGACCTGCGCGAGATGCTCACCAACCTGGGATACCTGGTGGTGGGCGAGGTGGCCGACGGGACCAGCGCTGTCAACCTGGCCCGGGAGCTGAGACCCGACATCGTGATCATGGACATCAAGATGCCCGACCTGGACGGCATAGATGCTGCGCGCCTGCTGACGCAGGAGCGTATCGCTCCGGTGGTGCTCCTCACCGCCTACAGCCAGAGCGAGTTGATAGAGCGAGCCAAGGAAGCAGGGGTGGTGGGCTACATCGTCAAGCCCATCCGCGAGTCGGACCTGGCACCGGCGATCGAGGTAGCGCTGGCCCGATTCGGTGAACTGCGGGCACTCGAGCGAGAGGTGGGGGACCTCAAAGATGCCCTCGAGACGCGCAAGCTGGTGGACCGGGCCAAGGGCATCCTGATGGATAGCCAGGGCCTGAGCGAGGCCCAGGCATTCCGTCGCATCCAGACGATGAGCATGAATACACGCAAGTCCATGAAGCAAGTGGCCGAAGCCATTGTGCTGGCCCACGAGGCCGCAAGAGGCGGGGGGGACTAG